In one window of Plasmodium cynomolgi strain B DNA, chromosome 13, whole genome shotgun sequence DNA:
- a CDS encoding ctr copper transporter domain containing protein (putative), whose amino-acid sequence MKRKIHNVWSLILPLFYALLPTQTESNCCHSAKSKDGYPLPMYFSNDINIKFLFDFLQVKNEYEFFFCNIVCILLGFLSVYVKVLKKKAFMGNSNGSKTQLDMLSIVFSCKSAVYGWLSFLNYTIDFALMLIVMTFNVFIFLSTILGVACGYFFYGHLLAL is encoded by the coding sequence atgaagagaaaaatacacAACGTGTGGTCTCTcattcttccccttttttatgccctCCTTCCGACCCAAACTGAAAGCAACTGTTGTCATAGCGCCAAAAGCAAAGATGGCTATCCATTACCTATGTATTTTTCCAAcgatataaatataaaatttttatttgattttttgcAAGTGAAGAATGAGTAcgaatttttcttctgcaACATTGTTTGCATTTTGTTGGGCTTCTTATCTGTGTATGTTAAAgtgttgaagaaaaaagcttTTATGGGAAATTCGAATGGATCGAAGACTCAGCTGGATATGTTAAGCATCGTTTTTTCTTGCAAAAGCGCTGTGTACGGATGGCTGTCTTTTCTCAATTACACAATTGACTTCGCTTTGATGCTTATCGTTATGACTTTCAacgtgttcatttttttaagtaccaTTTTGGGGGTTGCCTGTGGCTACTTTTTTTACGGCCATCTGTTAGCGCTGTGA
- a CDS encoding hypothetical protein (putative) produces the protein MVINTTMWQSYIHKSYDKVSNAFIKTSKSLLKRTSNIGYFEEAEVDAEAKAAERGREALGGRTGAKGGGSYDGVEAGSKVKNARARLLRSRLSGEANRETDEDSFFTNNFDLINKTLREDNKWGEENRERMMGKCKKLLDSNDTVKLYNEIDDLYEERVLLVKFINYYMDITEKHKRELQKIQTSYEILLTENEQLSQNNITLKRHIDLLLTGDTHAQE, from the exons atggTGATTAACACAACAATGTGGCAGTCATATATTCACAAAAGCTACGACAAAGTATCGAATGCTTTTATTAAGACGTCTAAATCGCTGCTGAAGAGAACGAGCAACATTGGCTACTTCGAGGAGGCGGAGGTGGATGCGGAGGCGAAGGCGGCCGAGAGGGGAAGGGAAGCCCTGGGGGGGCGAACAGgtgcaaaagggggtggCAGCTACGACGGGGTTGAGGCGGGAAGCAAAGTTAAAAACGCCAGGGCAAGGCTGCTAAGAAGTCGCCTTAGTGGAGAAGCGAATCGG GAGACGGACGAAGATTCCTTCTTCACCAACAATTTCGATTTGATAAATAAAACGTTAAGGGAAGATAATaaatggggggaggaaaataGAGAGCGAATGAtggggaaatgcaaaaaactACTGGACAGTAATGACACGGTAAAGCTATACAACGAAATCGATGACCTTTACGAGGAGAGGGTTCTACTGGTCAAATTTATTAACTACTACATGGATATAACGGAGAAGCATAAACGTGAGCTTCAGAAGATCCAGACGTCCTATGAGATTCTACTCACAGAGAATGAGCAACTCAGTCAGAACAACATCACGCTGAAGAGGCACATTGATTTGCTGCTCACCGGGGACACGCACGCGCAGGAGTGA
- a CDS encoding hypothetical protein (putative), whose amino-acid sequence MEQKGHFKEPFLYVEVKDAEEEKRQLYFCFVERCFDYLLRQSDEYIIATVKRNGSLISFFFSHLLSPNRSYDLPFDRPGGGQERGTEKDKERGTERGTERDMERDMQKGRSQFDRHIFELYIKLVKIYLNKDRRETSIIKSTFIKIHVFMDIIMLFHRSKKRKKEIKNLLNEAYRVNRINFLNISKYLSFLYEEVKAVKDQIGRYVHNKGNLQNLLSKINEFVVAVFCFVKFFHPFNYFDRVENKQTHDLILLRLMFYRGVDVGSLSLSTSAPEILKGEEGSGSSSFLHLVVQTYFAMIHHLYEDSLKEPARKDLLYLRHLFAQVLTMMIKYLLLYGKEKNKLLVVSILIDMLKQTSEEMNLLYFLRNDMQLCSWNFIQIFVIKDKLDIDFYFYLNDFLKVNRKKEVKKMCEKKYRHEIERIMEITSLKDVGVVLKVLRRNNFDFCKAVEDVLASGVGAATSSDGRSGDDERSDGRSGDDERSDDRSGDDERSDDRSGDDERSDDRSGDDERSDDRSGDDERSDDRSGDDERSDGGRSLGRRANHADRVQHAKPRAAAKQRQRNILDVLRERTRMEKPHRRKSSKSRYTNDGLGEENKNKIFDLLDRSRSSDGLSGDDSLEKQENDVLPSTSYRRNCVDGSGGSDGGLPRGVANRSGTADRSGTADRRGVANRRGTADRRGTADRRGVANRRGVADRRGAADSRGHAKRGEGVFGRGRPPLQKHGTRTPEGADGVPKDDGGSEGANRTKRYYMKKTANKGKSHRRQYDKKMSRGML is encoded by the exons gaggaggaaaagcGGCAACTGTATTTTTGCTTTGTGGAGAGATGCTTCGACTACCTTTTACGACAAAGCGATGAGTACATCATCGCGACAGTGAAGAGAAACGGGTCGTTgatttcgtttttcttttcacatttgttaAGTCCGAATAGAAGTTACGACTTGCCGTTCGACCGACCAGGGGGGGGACAGGAACGGGGTACGGAGAAGGATAAGGAGAGGGGTACGGAGAGGGGTACGGAGAGGGACATGGAGAGGGACATGCAGAAGGGACGTTCCCAATTCGATAGACACATTTTCGAACTGTACATCAAATTGGTCAAAATTTACCTGAACAAGGACAGGCGAGAAACGAGTATAATAAAATCGACTTTCATAAAAATTCACGTCTTTATGGATATCATCATGCTATTCCATCGatcgaaaaagagaaaaaaggaaataaaaaatttgctaaatGAGGCATACAGAGTGAACAGAATTAATTTCCTGAACATAAGTAAATATTTGTCATTCCTATACGAGGAGGTGAAGGCTGTGAAGGATCAGATCGGACGTTATGTTCACAACAAGGGGAATCTACAGAACCTGCTCTCCAAAATTAACGAGTTCGTAGTTGCTGTTTTCTGtttcgtaaaattttttcatcctttcaATTATTTCGATCGTGTTGAAAATAAACAGACGCATGATTTGATCCTCTTAAGGTTAATGTTTTATCGCGGGGTGGACGTGGGTTCCCTTTCTCTGTCCACTTCTGCGCCGGAGATCCtcaagggggaggagggctCCGGCAGCAGTTCCTTCCTCCACTTGGTGGTGCAGACCTACTTCGCAATG ATTCACCACCTGTACGAAGACTCCCTGAAGGAGCCAGCGCGCAAGGACTTGCTCTACCTGCGGCACCTCTTCGCGCAAGTACTAACCATGATGATAAAGTACCTCCTCCTGtacggaaaggaaaaaaataaactcctAGTGGTCTCCATCCTTATCGATATGTTAAAACAAACGAGTGAAGAAATGAACCTACTGTACTTCCTACGAAACGACATGCAGTTATGCAGCTGGAATTTTATCCAAATATTTGTCATAAAGGATAAACTAGACAtagatttttatttctacctGAACGATTTTCTAAAAGTGAAtcgcaaaaaggaagtaaaaaaaatgtgtgaaaaaaaatatagacatGAAATTGAGCGCATTATGGAGATTACCAGTTTGAAGGACGTCGGTGTTGTACTTAAGGTGCTGCGTAGGAACAACTTCGACTTTTGCAAAGCTGTGGAGGACGTCTTGGCCTCGGGAGTGGGAGCCGCAACGAGTAGCGATGGGAGAAGTGGAGATGATGAACGGAGCGATGGGAGAAGTGGAGATGATGAACGGAGCGACGATCGAAGTGGAGATGATGAACGGAGCGATGATCGAAGTGGAGATGATGAACGGAGCGATGATCGAAGTGGAGATGATGAACGGAGCGATGATCGAAGTGGAGATGATGAACGGAGCGATGATCGAAGTGGAGATGATGAACGGAGCGATGGCGGAAGGAGCCTGGGACGCCGCGCCAACCACGCCGACCGCGTCCAGCACGCCAAACCGCGCGCGGCTGCAAAACAGAGGCAGAGGAACATCCTGGACGTGCTGCGCGAACGCACACGGATGGAAAAGCCTCACAGAAGGAAAAGCAGCAAAAGCAGATACACCAATGATGGcttgggggaagaaaataaaaacaaaattttcgaCCTGCTGGATAGGTCGAGAAGTTCTGATGGCCTTTCGGGGGATGACTCGCTGGAAAAGCAAGAGAATGATGTGTTGCCCAGCACGTCGTACAGGAGGAATTGTGTAGATGGGAGCGGCGGCAGTGATGGGGGCCTCCCACGTGGTGTTGCAAATCGAAGTGGTACTGCTGATCGAAGTGGTACTGCTGACCGGCGGGGTGTTGCTAATCGACGTGGTACTGCTGATCGACGTGGTACTGCTGACCGGCGGGGTGTTGCTAATCGACGTGGTGTTGCTGACCGGAGGGGTGCTGCTGACTCGCGCGGACATGCCAAGCGAGGAGAAGGAGTCTTTGGCAGAGGCAGGCCGCCCCTGCAGAAGCATGGCACTAGGACCCCTGAGGGTGCAGACGGCGTGCCGAAGGACGACGGAGGTTCCGAGGGAG CAAACAGGACCAAGCGGTACTACATGAAGAAGACAGCCAACAAGGGGAAGTCCCACAGGCGACA GTACGACAAGAAGATGAGCCGAGGAATGCTGTAA